One window from the genome of Macaca fascicularis isolate 582-1 chromosome 7, T2T-MFA8v1.1 encodes:
- the LOC102134236 gene encoding olfactory receptor 4K2-like, translated as MEGFNYSRVSEFVLLGLTDSPELQILFFVVFSVFYLMTTLGNCLILLTVLSTSHLHSPMYFLLSNLSLIDMCLSSFATPKMIMDFFAQRKTISFEGCISQIFFLHLFTGTEIVLLISMSFDRYIAICKPLHYSTIMSRRVCVELVLVSWTVGFLHTMSQLAFTLYLPFCGPNVVDSFFCDLPLVIQLACIDIYVLGIFMISTSGVIALISFLLLLTSYIIVLITVRDYSSTGSAKALSTCTAHFIVVLMFFGPCIFIYVWPSTNFLVDKILSVFYTIFTPFLNPLIYTLRNQEVKTAMKKKLNTQYFSLGKTVP; from the coding sequence ATGGAGGGGTTCAACTATTCCAGAGTATCTGAATTCGTGTTACTTGGACTTACTGATTCACCTGAACTCCAGATACTCTtctttgtggtgttttctgtcttctatttAATGACCACGTTGGGCAACTGCCTGATTTTGCTCACTGTCCTATCCACCTCACACCTTCACTCTCCCATGTACTTCCTGCTCAGCAACCTGTCTCTCATTGACATGTGCCTGTCCTCCTTTGCCACACCAAAGATGATTATGGACTTTTTTGCTCAGCGTAAGACCATCTCTTTCGAAGGCTGCATTTCTCAGATCTTTTTTTTGCACCTCTTCACCGGGACTGAGATTGTGCTGCTGATCTCCATGTCTTTTGACAGGTATATTGCCATATGTAAACCTCTCCATTATTCGACAATTATGAGCCGAAGAGTGTGTGTTGAGCTTGTGCTAGTTTCTTGGACAGTGGGCTTTCTGCATACAATGAGCCAATTAGCTTTTACCCTCTATTTGCCCTTCTGTGGTCCCAACGTTGTAGACAGTTTTTTCTGTGATCTTCCTTTGGTCATCCAGCTAGCTTGTATAGATATTTATGTTCTTGGGATCTTCATGATTTCAACCAGTGGTGTGATTGCTCTTATAAGTTTTCTGCTTTTGCTCACCTCCTACATCATTGTTCTTATTACTGTCAGGGACTACTCGTCCACAGGATCCGCCAAAGCTCTTTCTACTTGTACAGCACATTTTATTGTTGTGTTAATGTTCTTTGGGCcctgtattttcatttatgtgtGGCCTTCCACAAACTTCCTGGTAGACAAAATTCTCTCTGTTTTCTATACCATCTTCACTCCCTTTCTGAATCCACTTATCTATACTTTGAGAAACCAGGAAGTGAAGACAGCGATGAAGAAGAAACTGAATACCCAATATTTCAGTCTTGGGAAAACTGTTCCATGA